Proteins encoded within one genomic window of Camelina sativa cultivar DH55 chromosome 19, Cs, whole genome shotgun sequence:
- the LOC104764866 gene encoding probable thionin-2.4 translates to MEGKNLIVSVLVMCLFMAQIQVDAKSCCPSTNARNIYNVCRFGGGSRPMCASISGCQIVNGSCPSGYTKDILENIGDVVNKFCKLGCVSSVCGALITLQNDASEIVNEAVKKCANACSTVCTKGSINAVETA, encoded by the exons ATGGAAGGTAAAAATTTGATCGTAAGTGTGCTCGTAATGTGTCTGTTCATGGCACAAATTCAAGTTGACGCAAAGAGCTGCTGTCCGTCCACCAATGCTAGAAATATCTATAATGTTTGCCGCTTTGGGGGAGGTTCCAGGCCAATGTGTGCAAGCATCAGTGGCTGCCAAATCGTTAATGGGTCATGTCCTAGCGGATACACAAAAGACATTCTCGAAAACATAG gTGATGTTGTCAATAAGTTCTGCAAATTGGGATGTGTTTCCTCTGTGTGTGGTGCCTTAATCACTCTCCAGAATG ATGCTAGTGAAATCGTGAATGAAGCGGTTAAAAAATGTGCCAACGCATGTTCCACAGTATGCACCAAGGGTTCGATAAATGCAGTTGAAACTGCCTAG